The proteins below are encoded in one region of Lactuca sativa cultivar Salinas chromosome 3, Lsat_Salinas_v11, whole genome shotgun sequence:
- the LOC111914428 gene encoding uncharacterized protein LOC111914428 — protein MNFLSLNVRGVGEDAKVSWVRRLKIKHKATFVGLQETQLSDYSNIDVKGCWDSNDYDFVGVDSSGRSGGLISIWDTRLFQKGDVIKNRNFLVVIGKCKNKDGILNIANVYGPQSPTEKKNVWTELLSIIKLRPGMWVMFGDFNVVCELGERCNSQFCPASAFAFNTFIQEANLKDFNMGGERFTFMSRADAKLSKLDRFLVCPKFLSSFPLSSVTAHPRELSDHCPITLSSAMSDFGPIPFKLFNSWLLRDGFDQVVSEAWNKFKGYGTPYMAAKLRFLKEMIKKWRWEGDQKEKKKCSTTL, from the coding sequence ATGAATTTTCTATCACTCAATGTAAGGGGGGTGGGTGAAGATGCGAAAGTCAGCTGGGTTAGGAGGCTAAAGATCAAACATAAGGCAACCTTTGTTGGTTTACAGGAAACTCAGTTGTCGGACTATTCAAATATTGATGTTAAAGGTTGTTGGGATTCAAATGATTATGACTTTGTTGGGGTCGATTCCAGTGGTCGATCGGGGGGTCTCATATCTATATGGGATACCAGACTTTTTCAAAAAGGAGATGTTATTAAGAACCGTAACTTTCTAGTAGTTATTGGTAAATGCAAGAACAAAGATGGTATACTGAATATTGCTAATGTGTATGGTCCTCAGTCCCCAACTGAAAAGAAGAACGTATGGACGGAACTACTTAGTATCATAAAATTAAGACCTGGCATGTGGGTTATGTTTGGAGACTTCAATGTAGTGTGTGAACTTGGTGAGAGGTGTAACTCCCAATTCTGTCCTGCTAGCGCCTTTGCCTTCAACACATTCATCCAGGAAGCTAATCTAAAGGATTTTAACATGGGCGGTGAAAGATTTACATTTATGAGCAGGGCTGATGCCAAATTAAGCAAGCTTGACAGATTCTTGGTCTGTCCAAAATTCTTGTCATCTTTTCCTCTTAGTTCTGTGACAGCACACCCACGTGAACTATCCGATCATTGTCCCATTACCCTATCATCTGCCATGTCAGATTTCGGGCCAATACCGTTTAAACTTTTTAACTCTTGGCTCCTTAGGGATGGCTTCGATCAAGTTGTATCCGAAGCATGGAATAAATTTAAAGGGTATGGTACTCCTTATATGGCTGCTAAACTCAGGTTCTTGAAGGAGATGATTAAGAAGTGGCGGTGGGAAGGggatcaaaaagaaaaaaaaaagtgttcAACGACACTTTGA
- the LOC128132757 gene encoding uncharacterized protein LOC128132757, translating to MPGSEDSSSSKSSPSFYPAFGVNNIKNSIPIILDRTDGHYPSWMKLFNIHAYAIVKQWIFATISPDLRQTILKPGASALELWNRLEEIFQDNKATRAVYLEEKFNTTRSDSFSNLTDYSSRLKNLADQLANVGNPISETKMVLQLIAGLTKGDYDIIATLIQQTEPLPSFNKAWS from the exons ATGCCAGGATCTGAAGATTCTTCCTCTTCAAAATCATCTCCATCTTTCTACCCTGCTTTTGGTGTTAATAACATCAAAAATTCCATACCTATTATCCTCGATCGAACTGATGGACATTATCCATCATGGATGAAGTTGTTCAATATCCATGCAT ATGCCATTGTCAAACAATGGATTTTCGCCACAATCTCACCTGATCTTAGACAAACGATCCTGAAACCAGGTGCCTCTGCCCTTGAACTCTGGAATCGTCTTGAAGAAATTTTTCAAGACAATAAAGCCACTCGAGCAGTGTATTTAGAAGAGAAGTTCAACACCACACGTTCTGACTCTTTCTCCAATCTTACTGATTATTCCTCTCGCCTCAAGAATCTCGCTGATCAACTCGCTAATGTGGGTAACCCTATCTCTGAAACTAAAATGGTGTTACAACTTATCGCAGgtttgactaaaggtgattatgATATTATAGCAACCCTCATTCAACAAACCGAACCTCTACCAAGCTTCAACAAAGCCTGGTCTTAG
- the LOC122196853 gene encoding uncharacterized protein LOC122196853, with translation MPKYQSREEMSGSNGDKDGQITLHYPMLSMNNYGAWAIKICVFMQAHGVWEVVEPRTANTVVEAKKDKMELAAIYQGIPEEFVMSLSEKKTTEEAWEALKTMFVGADRMKTARVQTLKAEFEAIIMKETESVDDFAAKVTNFVSTMRTLGEIVDEVHVVKKLLMAVSSKFLQIASTLEQFGDLDTMSVEEVIGRLKAHEERMKGHGDTDDRKLLLTYQEWSERTKKKGEGESKSKSNRGGFGGSRGRGRG, from the coding sequence ATGCCCAAGTACCAGTCTCGAGAAGAGATGTCAGGAAGCAATGGTGATAAAGACGGACAAATTACCCTCCATTATCCAATGTTATCCATGAATAATTACGGGGCATGGGCAATCAAAATATGTGTGTTCATGCAAGCCCACGGTGTATGGGAAGTTGTTGAGCCTCGAACAGCCAACACGGTGGTAGAGGCAAAGAAGGACAAGATGGAACTGGCGGCCATCTATCAAGGAATCCCTGAAGAGTTTGTCATGTCGTTGTCTGAAAAGAAAACAACCGAAGAAGCATGGGAAGCCCTGAAAACAATGTTCGTAGGGGCAGATAGAATGAAGACTGCAAGAGTTCAGACCCTAAAAGCTGAGTTTGAGGCTATAATCATGAAGGAGACAGAAAGTGTTGATGATTTTGCCGCAAAGGTAACCAATTTTGTCAGCACCATGCGCACTTTGGGAGAGATTGTAGATGAGGTCCATGTGGTGAAAAAGTTGCTCATGGCAGTATCATCAAAGTTCCTTCAAATTGCTTCAACTCTTGAACAATTTGGGGACCTAGACACGATGAGTGTGGAGGAAGTGATAGGTCGATTAAAAGCCCATGAAGAGAGGATGAAGGGGCATGGAGACACTGATGATCGAAAACTTCTCTTGACTTATCAAGAGTGGTCAGAAAGAACTAAGAAAAAGGGAGAAGGTGAATCCAAATCTAagtcaaatcgaggaggatttggAGGTTCACGAGGACGAGGCAGGGGATGA